A stretch of Cytophagales bacterium DNA encodes these proteins:
- a CDS encoding DUF3570 domain-containing protein, which produces MRLQLMLRQSADDTLSSIENRKYFLPASRVCDRIAEATIFDGSISKSSNKIASRARNDELNYHLIWGVGLKNCKSYFSQSLLRTLLCVFVWFAHCSSYGQNNQPYEKSLLFDTTKIEVDFLFGYYEQEGNHSVVTGGIGTEQLADQDYKVVVRVPVDSTRRITFRPNVNYYTSASTDNIDSKTSASKSDIRVQLYFDYEKVNPYTRQYWKFSAGGSGESDYSSKGLQLSWTQYRKDLNASLTLSGSVFFDDWVMIFPEELRTDSTLLPTDDKRNSYSFASTYSGIITPRMRGSISASLTYQDGLLSTPFHRAYFVEEELPRIEKLPDSRIKFPIAGQLNFFPIPQLILKLWGRQYWDDFGITSSTVRLESIGKLGTFFSLYGFYRYHNQSGSEFFAPFKSHLTGSEFYTSDFDLSTFDSHHFGAGLRWKPLNGLANFPFFRWPTQISSLNVRFGRYYRSDGLSSYQISGALGFVLGK; this is translated from the coding sequence ATGCGGCTGCAATTAATGCTTCGACAAAGTGCCGATGATACGTTGAGTTCGATCGAAAATCGGAAATACTTCCTCCCTGCTTCGCGAGTATGCGATCGGATCGCCGAAGCGACAATCTTTGACGGGAGTATTTCGAAAAGCAGTAACAAGATTGCTTCGCGTGCTCGCAATGACGAACTAAACTATCATCTAATATGGGGAGTTGGTCTAAAAAATTGTAAATCATATTTTTCACAATCATTGTTAAGAACCTTGCTTTGTGTTTTTGTTTGGTTTGCTCATTGTAGTTCTTACGGCCAAAACAACCAACCATACGAAAAGTCACTCCTTTTTGACACCACCAAAATCGAGGTGGATTTCCTGTTTGGTTATTACGAGCAGGAAGGCAATCATTCTGTAGTAACGGGTGGAATTGGCACCGAGCAACTTGCTGATCAAGATTACAAAGTAGTCGTACGTGTACCTGTTGATTCGACAAGGAGGATCACCTTTCGACCCAACGTTAATTATTACACCTCGGCATCTACGGACAATATCGATAGCAAAACCTCAGCCTCCAAGTCCGACATCCGGGTGCAGTTGTATTTCGATTATGAAAAGGTCAATCCTTATACCCGACAGTACTGGAAATTTTCTGCAGGAGGGTCCGGGGAATCAGATTATTCAAGTAAAGGCCTCCAACTGAGCTGGACCCAATATCGTAAAGATTTGAATGCTAGTTTGACACTCAGTGGAAGCGTCTTCTTCGACGATTGGGTGATGATCTTCCCTGAAGAATTACGAACAGATTCGACACTATTACCTACTGACGATAAACGGAACTCTTATTCATTTGCCTCGACCTATTCCGGAATCATCACTCCGCGGATGCGTGGAAGTATTTCCGCCAGTTTGACCTATCAGGACGGACTGCTTTCCACTCCCTTTCACCGGGCGTATTTTGTAGAGGAAGAGCTTCCACGCATTGAAAAACTACCAGACAGCCGGATCAAATTCCCAATTGCCGGGCAATTGAATTTCTTTCCAATTCCACAACTGATCCTGAAGCTCTGGGGACGTCAATACTGGGATGATTTTGGGATTACTTCCAGTACGGTGAGGTTGGAATCGATCGGAAAACTAGGGACATTTTTCAGTCTTTACGGATTTTATCGTTATCACAACCAATCCGGATCGGAGTTTTTTGCTCCATTCAAATCTCATTTGACGGGTAGTGAATTCTACACTTCAGACTTTGATCTGTCTACGTTTGACAGCCATCATTTCGGAGCAGGCTTACGATGGAAGCCGTTGAATGGATTGGCTAACTTCCCATTTTTCAGATGGCCGACTCAAATTAGTTCGCTGAATGTCCGATTTGGTCGCTATTATCGTTCTGATGGCTTGAGTAGCTATCAAATTTCCGGGGCTTTGGGATTTGTGTTGGGTAAGTGA
- a CDS encoding DUF4266 domain-containing protein — protein sequence MALGLLVSCASVKSYQKTFVNDEEMNIAGHKTDCFDHFQLYREGASGGIEVGETGGGCGCN from the coding sequence ATGGCATTGGGCCTTCTGGTTAGTTGTGCATCGGTCAAAAGCTACCAAAAGACTTTCGTCAACGATGAGGAAATGAACATTGCAGGTCACAAGACCGATTGTTTTGACCATTTTCAGTTGTATCGGGAAGGTGCTTCCGGAGGCATTGAGGTAGGGGAAACCGGTGGAGGATGCGGCTGCAATTAA
- a CDS encoding FAD:protein FMN transferase: MRILLFIGWMLVYGNSLAQPHLAKKQLLLMGSAFELIATDKEEATAWEAIAAAEKEIRRIEAMISSWQEDSYTSDINRKAGIESVPVPKEMFRLISRAQKVSDLTQGAFSLAFGSVYHLYDFKKEAVTLPSDSLIDVHVPLADYQNITLNSDNQTIMLRLKGMKIGFGAIGKGYAADRAKTIMLERGIQSGCINAGGDLTTWGSRPDGSNWVIGISDPKDQEEIVAYLPTKNKAIVTSGDYEKYFLYKGERYSHIVDPRTCRPVREISSATIICPSAELADALATAVCVLGKKDGLALVNKLNGIEAIIIDQNGNKLASENIVLEEY; encoded by the coding sequence ATGAGAATTTTGTTGTTCATTGGCTGGATGTTGGTATATGGGAATAGCCTGGCGCAACCTCATTTGGCCAAAAAACAACTCCTGTTAATGGGCAGTGCCTTCGAGTTGATTGCTACGGATAAAGAAGAAGCCACTGCCTGGGAAGCGATAGCGGCGGCAGAAAAAGAAATTCGTCGAATTGAGGCCATGATTTCCAGTTGGCAGGAAGATAGTTACACCTCCGATATCAATCGAAAGGCGGGTATCGAGTCAGTTCCTGTGCCAAAAGAGATGTTCCGATTGATCAGCCGGGCACAGAAAGTAAGTGATTTGACCCAGGGTGCTTTTAGTCTGGCTTTTGGTTCAGTTTATCACTTGTACGACTTCAAGAAGGAAGCAGTCACTCTACCCTCTGACTCCTTGATTGATGTACATGTGCCATTGGCAGATTACCAGAACATCACGTTGAATTCGGATAATCAGACGATCATGCTGCGACTGAAAGGCATGAAAATTGGCTTTGGGGCCATTGGCAAGGGATATGCTGCCGATCGGGCAAAGACGATCATGTTGGAAAGGGGCATTCAATCGGGTTGTATCAATGCCGGAGGGGACCTCACCACCTGGGGCAGCCGACCCGATGGTTCAAATTGGGTCATCGGCATTTCCGATCCCAAAGATCAAGAAGAGATCGTGGCGTATCTGCCCACAAAAAATAAAGCCATTGTTACTTCCGGCGATTATGAAAAGTACTTTCTTTACAAAGGAGAGCGTTATAGCCACATTGTCGATCCACGTACTTGTAGGCCCGTACGGGAAATATCCAGTGCGACGATCATTTGTCCGAGTGCGGAGTTGGCAGATGCACTGGCTACAGCGGTTTGTGTGTTGGGGAAAAAGGATGGGCTCGCGCTCGTCAATAAATTGAATGGAATAGAGGCGATCATCATTGATCAAAATGGGAATAAACTGGCATCAGAAAACATCGTTTTGGAGGAATATTAG
- a CDS encoding thioredoxin family protein, producing MFAFSLHKANSTMLIRRLAAFLVFGIISLSVSAQSLNWSDTRAQAAEEDKKVLLVFSGSDWCRGCILFDQQVLQDSKFQALASDRLALYKADFPRKKKNKPEQTVIRQNEQLIQQFNPTGTFPFVLLLNEEDEVLLKAEGTIDRDEFMASIRKATE from the coding sequence ATGTTTGCATTCAGCTTACACAAAGCAAACTCCACCATGTTGATAAGAAGATTAGCGGCGTTTTTGGTATTTGGGATCATTTCATTGAGTGTATCTGCGCAAAGTTTGAATTGGTCAGATACGAGGGCACAAGCTGCAGAAGAAGACAAGAAAGTACTATTGGTGTTCAGTGGTTCCGATTGGTGTCGGGGATGCATTCTTTTCGATCAACAAGTTTTACAAGATTCAAAATTTCAGGCTTTGGCATCAGATCGACTTGCACTGTACAAAGCGGACTTTCCTCGTAAGAAGAAGAACAAGCCTGAACAGACAGTCATTCGACAAAATGAACAACTGATCCAGCAGTTCAATCCGACAGGTACTTTTCCTTTTGTGCTTCTGCTCAATGAGGAAGATGAAGTCCTGCTCAAAGCGGAGGGCACCATCGATCGGGATGAATTCATGGCATCCATTCGAAAAGCCACTGAATGA